A section of the Castanea sativa cultivar Marrone di Chiusa Pesio chromosome 12, ASM4071231v1 genome encodes:
- the LOC142618555 gene encoding uncharacterized protein LOC142618555, whose product MIRTRLVWLGLGFSVTGAAISQFIWRDLWVDRYALLSDVKKLDALQERVSELESLSYPKSNPGQAEG is encoded by the exons atgaTAAGGACTCGATTGGTGTGGTTGGGTCTAGGATTTTCAGTTACAGGAGCCGCAATTTCCCAGTTCATCTGGAGAGACTTATGGGTTGATCGCTATGCTCTCCTCTCTGAT gtgAAAAAACTTGATGCTCTGCAAGAAAGAGTGTCGGAGCTTGAGTCACTCTCTTATCCCAAATCAAATCCGGGTCAG